AGAGTGTCACAGTTCCTATGATTGTTCTGTCTGTGGTTTTGTTCCCGTGGTCTCAGCTCAGGTTTTTAGGCTTTCTCTTGTTGTTGCATTGACTCGCAGGTAGTTTACAGATTTCCCTGACTGATCACCTGACTGATCCTCAGGCCTCATGAGGGAACACGACTTAAAAAGATATTTATCATCAAGATTTcagggaaaaaacacattttagttgTGGAAGCAGAGACAAAGAATAGAATCTCATGGCTACCAGGTTTTCACAAGTCCATGCTCACAGTagtaatttaaattattattactaccaTTGATCAGTTTGACCAGAAAATCTGAACCCTAATATTAGATTATTCTGGAAAAGAGGGGGCAGTGGAGGCTGCAGCCTGCTGAAACACTTTTTTAGATcatctttgattaaaaaaaagagtttctGTTCATGTGGGGATGTTATTTGGATGTGTTTCAGTATAAAAGTGAAAAGCAGCCGAAGCTTTAGAGGAGCAGCTCAACAGTTTCATACTTTAGCTCATCCTGGTTACAACGCTGGTTCAGTTTGGTGCAACAAGCCCCAGACTGTTGCAAAACCAGCACAGTGACCCACCGAGCCACACAAACCTCTGAGAAAAcagttcacacagcagcagaacagacgAGGATCAGCCTGTGCATGCTGTTTAAAGTTAACATGAATGTCAGAGGCTCAATGTTTAGTCACTAAAACAGGCCTGAGGGAATATTTTACCTTACAGGCTCCTAAAACGAAGCTTCTTGGAGTGAACTTCTCATTTGTGAAACTGTTTATACTACAGATTaatctgatattaaaattttaCCCCCATAACACAGGATTCTTTGgactgtttcatttaaaaatcattgtCGTGAGCTCGTCCTTTAGTTAACAGCAGTAGTGAGATCAAATAAAATGACCTCTAATAATAAAAAGAGGTCatgaagcagtttttttttaattatctttatGCTCAGTCTTATGTTCTGTTAAAAGTCTGGTCTCATGCAGCTACTCTGCATTAGCAAAGCAAGTCCAGGGGGGGGGTGACATTTTTTAGACAAGTGTTTTAATCTGCAAATCTCATTTTTCGACTGAACGATGGAAATGTGGCGACAGAAGCTTGGTGGACTTGAAGGTAAGTGAATGTAAGGAGCAGCAGGTTTGACCCTGACGGCGTTTAAGTTCagtgaaaatgttaaaaccaaaaaaaaccacCCTGTGTTTTATCAAGTCAAGCTGAATCAGTTTTGTTTATTAAGCTCATTCACAAATAATAGTCAACCAAAGCTGTACAGTCTTCAAGGCAAAGTTAAAGGTCAAATCTGGGGAACCCCAGCAGTCTAAACCAAAGAGATGACGACGCTGCCACCTCTCTAGACGTTACTTCATCATGTGAGCCTGTCAGGCGCTGCAGCTGGAGAGTTGGTAGCCCAGACAAGCCCATTCGTTGGTCAGCTCCATGAAGCCGGGGTCCTTGGTGAGTCCGCTGGCTagaatcattcacacacacacacagatggagggCAGTTAGATCCCTGATGGtgctcagtgttttctctgataaagtgcagcagcagtaatGATGGAGCTCGTATCGCTGTGAATGTCTGCGTCACAGGAAGTGATCCTGGCTGCACACTCACCTGCCAGCAGGTTGTACAGGTTGCAGTAGTTCAGGCCGCCATCAATAAGGTCGGTGAAGCTGAGAGACTTGGACATACCCTGGAAAAATAACAGGCGAGGacataataaaacatgtttcagcCACAGTCAGATCACTGAAGAGGTTTAATCAGTGATGAACAACTCCTTCAATGATCCTCTTTCTGTGTTTGGTTAAACACTCTTGACTCTGGTGACGTTTTGGGGTTTGGTCCagtctttgtttcctgtttcctgacaTTTAGAAGAGCTTTAAAAACCAGTCCTCGTTCTCACTGAAGCCAAGGATTTATTGTTGCTGTCAAACTGTTGCTTTGTCTTTCTTCACTGCATCAGTGGCTTTAATACAAagaagtgatgtgatgtgagcGTTAATGTTTTAGCAAACATTTATCAGAGCAGTGAGGTCAGGCGGCGCTCAGTGATACTTACATACACCTTGCAGCCCGAGGTCAGAACGTCGGGACTGAGGCTGAAGGTTATACTCTCAGCCTGGAGGCCGTCTGGGGATGTGTGGTTGGCGCTGATGGTCAGAGGGGTGGCTGACACCAGCTGGAGCAGACAGCAACATGGATAGAACTTAGTACTGACTTGTAGAGCTTAAATATACTCTTGTCTCCTCCTGCTGAGCACTAACAGAGGACGGGTCCTTACCGAATACTGACACTCATCACAGCCCATCAGAGGGCTGAAGGCTTGGATCTGCTGCACCAGTGCTATGCTGACTTCAGTACAAGGTGTTGTAAAGAGCCTGGAGGGAAAGAGGGTCACACAGTTTAGACACTTTAGTTTAAAAGGTTCCCGTTCTGCAGCCCCGACACAAAGTCCTCTCTAAACTCACACCtaaagagacacagaagagTGGAGCTCATCAGGGAGCTTCAGGTAGTTACCAGAGCGAGCTGCAGAAGGCGTGGTAAGGAGCGGGGACGGCACATAAAGAGCCAAACAGTCCTGCAAAGAGAGCCGAGGCCAGCGGCAGAGTCCTCATGGTGCCGGTGAAGCAGGTTTCTTCCTCCTGGAGCAGGACTGCTGAGAGTGTGGTGGGTCCCTGAGCGGAGCGTCAGCTGCTGGTGATCAGTCCGAGTCTGGACCTGCAGCTTTATACCGGCTCGCCACAAAGGAGCCCCAAATTGATTAGGTGGAGGGTGTGACCTCTGGGTCTTGTGCTGACGGTCTGATCCGCTGCTCTTGTGCTGTCTTTACACAATAAGACGGCTTTTAGTCTCAACTGTGGACCAACGACCACTGTTtggttcatgtgttcatgtttcctGGAGACAAACAGGGAATCAGTGAGCACTGTTAGAGGATAAGAATCTGCCTCTGGAACAACATTTGGACAATCTTCACAGGAACGAGCCAACTGTGGAGCTTTCATCTGCTGGTTTAGGTCTTCTTCCTTCATTAAAGGGACGtttgctgctcttctcttcAGTCTGGCCTCCTGACAAACTGGTCACCTGAGCTGGAAATCACAATGTGAATGCAAATGAAGAACAAAGTGATTTCATGCACATCTGCAGGGATAAATTGGTGCCACTGGGTCCTGTGAAATCAGGCCCTCGGGCCTTTTTCTGAGGACGGGGGGGCTTTAGCAGCCTTTCTCCATCagaaaacactttaatttcagGCTGCCAGACTGAACCAACTCAcaacttttcttctttgtccaaGTCCCAAAGCCTTCATGTGGGGAAATAAAGCAGAACCTCTCTGTTCAGATCCAAATAATAATGAAGTCATAAGAGTATTTCTGGCATCTTAagggtggtggagggagggactcatgacctcagtgtttctTTGTCATGAACTATTGAGAGCACATGAGATGGAGACGACCCCCCCTCTCTTGATATCAATGAATGAGAACAATGGAGggctcatccatccatctgatTAATGCATGACGTTGGTGAGCTTCCACAGGCAGTGACAGGAAGAAGGTTGGGACGAGGTCTCTCTAACTTAAACTCCAAATCACCTACAGTACAGAGGAGGGACGGTTTTTCATGCTAAGATATAATTAATACTTActgaacatcatcatcagtgcaTCAGGTGTCCTTGCAGTTTGAATGCAGTCAGGAGTTCACCCATGTgaggacacaaaaacaatgccccccccctcacccacccacccccacacacacatgacctGGCTGTTTCACATGATGACCAGCCCGCCCTGTTTTACCAGCTGCGTTCATATACTGAGCTGAGTCAGATCTCAGGAGGACTCAGGAGACACCAGACCAGACCGAGATGAGAGCCGGAGCTCTACTCGCTGCCTCAGTTCTGTCCCTGTGGCTGTCTGTCAGCTGGGCTGGACAACAGTCATCATGCAAAGTGATATGGTAAAGTACATTTCTGGATATTAATCCATGTCCaacataatgttaatgttgtgagTTTTAATGTGGCGATTACTAATCAGGAGTGAGAcaataatgaatgaatcttCAATGAGCAGAATTATTACCTAAACCAGGAAGTTAATATGTTCATATGTTGTTTTCTTGCACCAACTTCAGCTCACgtgtgtgaatattttataCGTTTTGCAGCCACTATCAGCAAATCATTGAGTAGCCTAAGTGATGAGTACTTCATGAGTAATCAATGAGTCTGTACTGGTGTTTGTGATGGATTCATGCAGAAAGAGCTCAGTCTGTGATCATTTCCTGGTGTGtagtataaataaaacatgttctcTAGTTactcattaatcattaattaatcaaaatgaacaatcatcagtggtggaagaagtattcactATCTTTTATTTCGGCATCTTCTCACAGCAAAACAAACGTGCAGCAACtttataaataaacagaataacACTGCTCTGAATAAAATAGgtaaaagcaaagacaaaaaaaagaactgctCAGTCAAATATAAAGGCCCTTATGGTGCAAAAGTccctttttaatgtctttttcgACATAAATGTTGGTacaaactctgagaaaagaccgtCCTGTCTCTTTTCTCATGCAGCCTGTCCGTCATacttcttgtttttcctcacaggaCCTTTAAGCTGCCCTGCACTGCGCCTGTCAGCGCTTTGGTGAACCAGGTGAAAGCGTGGAGTACAAAGAAGTGCTCGGACAGCCAGGAGAAGTGCATGTATGAGGTAACAACGGTTAACTTTATATCTTACTTGGgtcaactgtaaaaaaaaatgctgcctgATATATAAATCATAAACCTGCAAAGCTAATACAGCATATGTTTACTGTTGAGAATCTGTTCTTTATCTGTTCTTTAGCTCACAAAGGACTCGCCCACATACCTGGAAATCAAGCACAGCTCACCCAGAGGCCACAAAACCAGCGACATCACCTTTCAGTTTAAGCCCCCAGCCGCCCCCAGCTTCTGCAGAGCCATGGTAGGTGTGACCATCCGAGGGCCCCCGTTTGTGTTAAATCACACTACGGCTGTTTCGCGCTTATCTGAcactctgcctctttctcaGGCCACTTCCACTACGCAGGGCCACAACACCAGCAGCCCAAGTGACTACTGCCTCCTCTACAACCTGCTGGCTGGTACGACATTCGCTTTGCACGCACGCTTTCAGAAATAAATCCAAACCTCATGCGTGTTTATAATCCCTGTTTCTGCACTGCTGTTGATATTTCTAAAGGAAGTGGACTGACGGAGGCACCGGGCTTCAGGGAGATCGGCACAGAAGCAATGTGCCCTTCAAAGCAAAGCTGTGACAATTAAGGAAGGAGGCCGACGTCTCGCCATCTAGTTCCTGTAATActaagaaaatgtgtttgatgatACATGAATTATTTCTACACTACTCTATACTCCCAGTGGGTGTTTTACTGATCTATACAAAGAGCTCACCGGTGTTGGATGTTGGCTGTTTAAACAATGTGAACTCATACATTCTCATTTAGTTTCCATACATATACTTGTCTACACACAAAAGCAGTAATAGATCAAGACCTTGCATAGCCACAGCTTACACTGTAAAAGCATTATCAAATATTATGATATCAAAACAGGCCAATGTTAAGCCATTTTCTCACAGATCCAGTGCAATGAAGTTTGACATGACAGGTCGTTCCACGCGAAGAGGTAAGCATTAATATGTGCACAGTCCTCTTCGCCCCACTGAGGATCTCCACCACCGTTATCGGGCTGCTTGGGCGACCAGTGCCTGACAGGTTAATGAACGAGAGAATCGTGTTACTGTAAGTCTTCGTCAGGGGCACATCAAGAGTTATCTGCAGCAAGAGTCGCACCCCGATGGTCATCGCTCAGCTACTGTGGATAACTAATCTGAAAGTTGTATTCACTGTCCTTTAATTATTCCTTATATGTGAAAGCTACAGTTTTAGAGAAATTAAAAGTTTGGCTTTGGAAGAAACTGCTTGAGTTGAGTCATTttctgtaataaataaataatgcctGTGTTTACCCAAAGGGAAGTCTTACGTCATAAGTGCTTCAGTTCCATCGATCCATTTCCAGATCCCCTCCTCATCGCTGTCGGTCAAACCAATCCAAGCCCTTATCTCAGTGAACCCATAGAGAAACCTCTGTTCATGACATGAAGACACATTATTAGTCTTCTTATCACATACACGTGTATTTATCTGAACATGTCTATGAAGGagaaaagaacataaaaaccTTTAAACTTAACCAGTTAAATAATCAGCATGaacaatattttaataataataagcagtataataataaaataagtaaaataattaataataagtGGATATTATCCCAAGGAAAATCTATCAAgaaattattttactttaaaactgGACAAAGGAATGCATGTAAAGCATTTGGAGTGGTTCAgtataaaacaataatgataaagcacaataacacacacacacacacacacacacacgtaccagCTCCTCAGTGCTGCCTATCACCACCAGATCTGCTCCTCTGCCTCGGCAGTCCTGTCTGCCTTTGTCCCAGGAGCTGGACCACTCAGAGAGGAGATAACAGACACCACTGAACATCGTCCATCCCGCAGGACAGGTTTTCTCTGAAGCACACATCAAACCAGAGACATTACAGATTACACTCCTGTGCAGTAAGCTCTTTAAAGCCTTTCTAATGATTCTGGAAAACGTTCCCACCTGGTCCAGTGCTCTGGACATCACTAACACCACAAAAGGAAAcaatagaaaacacattaaatcatcTCTGCGAAAGGTGTGGCACACATGGGGAGAGAAAAGCCAAAGGTATCAGTTCACatcattagaaataaatgtaatCTAAAAGTGCAAGAACCAGTAAAAGACCTGTAGATTAAACCTGCGTGTTAAACAGGCTTCAGGAGAGAAGAGACTTCCTGGTTTGGTCGGTAGTGTCCACTGAGGTTTCCAGGTTTCTGGAGGATGAGTTTAGTGTGATCTTAGGCTGCCGTCCTGATTTTTCTTTGCAGCCTGGCTTGGTCCTGTTTGCACGTGTTACCGAGCGTACAGATGAGACCAAAAGTCCAAAAACCTCGGTGGAAGCTGGCTGGATGGTTTCAGACTTGACTCCAAATTGTAAATTTTTCggaatatttttttatcttttgacCTGATTGACTTATTCTGACAGTAATTACTGCAAAATTCCCCAAACCAagacaaagatttttaaaaGAACATAGATTATTTCATCTGCTACAGATCATCAGCTGCGTGAGCAGTTTGGCAATTTGACATTTGGCACAAATCTGAAGCAGAAACTACGTTTCCTACTGAGTAAGAAATGTCTAAAGATACTCGGAAAGTAAATCTAACATGCCAGCACTCACCCTCTTTGGAGGAGCTCTGAAGTCTGTGCAGCTCCTCAGTCACTTCTTTGATCCGGGCCTTCAGCTGGTCTCCCTCCTCAGTCAGGGAGGAGCACTTGCGTTCGCAGGCCCAGAGATGCTCAGTCATGTTGGCTGTGGACGGTTCTGCTGCTGAACCTCGTGCTGACACGAGGTctagaaaaaacacacaccatctgCATTCATGTCATACCTACATCCTTGTTTTGTCCGGTGATAATGAAAGATGATCACACTTAACCGGACATTTTCCAGTGAGTGAAGTCTGCTGCTGACTTCAGTgagtggaaaacattttttattgcaGCTTTATGGAGCATCACTAACATCAGTGAGTTCAGCTTCCAGCAGCAGAGACGCAACAGGTCAGATGCTGACATGACAAAAGGTAGTTTggattttcatttcaaagtatTGAAAACAAAACTTTGCTTTAAAGGAACAAGATGTAAATGATGGACACTGAGACATAAGGAACAAACAGCTCAGCTTGAATTTATTCGACTTTGACTCACAGTGGACAGTGAGGCCGACGAGGGCGGCCAGCAGGGAGGCACTCAGCAGCCCcagacagagaacagcagctccaTGAAACCTCCTGTTTGAGCTCCTGGGACCTGAACACAGGAAGGACCAGAGAATCAACAAGCCAGTGACACAACAGGAACGATGACAGATGATAATACCTGCCTgaactctctcacctctctgatTCGGAGACACCTTTAAGTTGTCACATTCAACATTTTCATAGGTTTCCTCCATCGCTCATAACTGTTTGGTGGAGAGTCGGCTCTGCAGCACAAGTTACTCTACATGTAAATGAGGAAGCTCCTGTCGGGTTCAGTTTTTTTCTGCACCTAAACTTTCCAGGAAGTCGCACCTCAAAGAGAATTACACAATTTCTATATTTGATTAATATTCAGTAACAGGAACAAGTTTAATGGAATAAAGTTGTCGTCTCaagaatattttaatttccAGGTTCATTATACATACACACCTCCTCCTACTACTGATCAGTTTCACCAAACTAAATCTAAAATCATACTAGATTGTTCTCAGAGGGGTGGGGGCTGCATTTTGCATTTAGAATTTGTAAaaaatctttgaaaaaaaacccattataacataaaatacatataaaacaatAGAATCCAGAGTCTCTGTTGATGTGAAGGCATCATTCTACTGTGCTGTTTGAAGGATAAACATGTAAATGGTTTTCTACTTCACCTCAGCTAGAAgctaagaggaggaggaggacccaGACTGTTGTAAACTggcaaaaacattcacacacattcactgtgaCGTCTATAAAAAGGGTGAGAAACAGCGTTCACACAGTCCCGCAGGACAAACTGTGAGTCTGCCTGAACGCGTCACATCTGTACATTAATGATATTCTTCTTTTCTGTTGGGCAGTTTTAAGgtcagcagcactgagctcCATCACATGGATCCTCCACTGGCTCgtgctgttgtttctttggCGTTTTCTTCTtaatcattgtgtgtgtgtgttctgttgtgCATTAAAACTGAAGGGTCAACTGAGGATTAATAACAGGGGCTGAGTGAGCAACATGTGATAgaggactgactgacagactgactgcaTTTTAAAGAGCCGTGAAGACACATGATGGTTTTGACCTCACTGATGACGATGTGCTCCACCTAGTTCAGTAAGTGTTATTAATATCTTAGCATGAAAAACTGTCCTCTACACTGTAGGTGTCTTCATTTAAAGGGCAGCTTCAGAAAATATATCAACTGCACATTTGGAGTTTAACTTAAAGAGACCTCGTCCCAACCTTCTTCCTGTCACTGCCTGTGGAAGCTCACCAACGTCATGCCGTAATACCTGCCTgaactctctcacctctctgatTCGGAGACACCTTTAAGTCGTCACGTTCAAAATTTTCATAGGTTTCCTCCATCGCTCATAACTGTTTGGTGGAGAGTCGGCTCTGCAGCACAAGTTACTCTACATGTAAATGAGGAAGCTCCTGTCGGGTTCAGTTTTTTTCTGCACCTAAACTTTCCAGGAAGTCGCACCTCAAAGAGAATTACACAATTTCTATATTTGATTAATATTCAGTAACAGGAACAAGTTTAATGGAATAAAGTTGTCGTCTCAAGAATGTTTTAATTTCCAGGTTCATTATACATACAAACCTCCTCCTACTACTGATCAGTTTCACCAAACTAAATCTAAAATCATACTAGATTGTTCTCGGTGGGGCGGGGCTGCATTTTGCATTTAGAATTTGTAAaaaatctttgaaaaaaaacccattataacataaaatacatataaaacaatAGAATCCAGAGTCTCTGTTGATGTGAAGGCATCATTCTACTGTGCTGTTTGAAGGATAAACATGTTAATGGTTTTCTACTTCACCTCAGCTAGAAgctaagaggaggaggaggacccaGACTGTTGTAAACCggcaaaaacattcacacacattcactgtgaGGTCTATAAAAAGGGTGAGAAACAGCGTTCACACAGTCCCGCAGGACAAACTGTGAGTCTGCCTGAATGCGTCACATCTGTACATTAATGATATTCTTCTTTTCTGTTGGGCAGTTTTAAGgtcagcagcactgagctcCATCACATGGATCCTCCACTGACTCgtgctgttgtttctttggCGTTTTCTTCTtaatcattgtgtgtgtgtgttctgttgtgtATTAAAATTGAAGGCGACACCCTCAATGACCCCACCAGATTTGAATAAAGGTTCAATCTGTGAATCTGCTGTGAAGTTATTTCCTCATGTTTCAGATTCTACTGTagaaaatatgacatttatttattctaaacGTTATTCTGCTTGTCTAAGTGTTGTGTGTTCATATAGTAAACATATATCTTCCATTAGGAGGGAAAAAACTGCCTCAAATGACTCCTTTCTTAACACTTTGCTATAAAACGGCTGCAGGATAAGAATATTACACTATTTAATTGTTCCTCCTTCATTTTCAGATGAATAGGATGTTGAATTATTTCGCATCATTACAAGATGCTGAGTTCATATTATGTGTAGCcatcaaataaacatttatttcacagagaTTTTGAGATTTTCACTCCTAAAAATGGGGTCAACTGAGGATTAATAACAGGGGCTGAGTGAGCAACATGTGATAgaggactgactgacagactgactgcaTTTTAAAGAGCCGTGAAGACACATGATGGTTTTGACCTCACTGATGACGATGTGCTCCACCTAGTTCAGTAAGTGTTAATAATATCTTAGCATGAAAAACTGTCCTCTACACTGTAGGTGTCTTCATTTAAAGGGCAGCTTCAGAAAATATATCAACTGCACATTTGGAGTTTAAGTTAGAGAGACCTCGTCCCAACCTTCTTCCTGTCACTGCCTGTGGAAGCTCACCAACGTCATGCATTAatcagatggatggatgagccCTCCATTGTTCTCATTCATTGATATCAAGAGAGGGGGGGTCGTCTCCATCTCATGTGCTCTCAATAGTTCATGACAAagaaacactgaggtcatgagtccctccctccaccaccctTAAGATGCCAGAAATACTCTTatgatttcattattatttgGATCTGAACAGAGAGGTTCTGCTTTATTTCCCCACATGAAGGCTTTGGGACttggacaaagaagaaaagttgTGAGTTGGTTCAGTCTGGCAGCctgaaattaaagtgttttctGATGGAGAAAGGCTGCTAAAGCCCCCCCGTCCTCAGAAAAAGGCCCGAGGGCCTGATTTCACAGGACCCAGTGGCACCAATTTATCCCTGCAGATGTGCATGAAATCACTTTGTTCTTCATTTGCATTCACATTGTGATTTCCAGCTCAGGTGACCAGTTTGTCAGGAGGCCAGACTgaagagaagagcagcaaaCGTCCCTTTAATGAAGGAAGAAGACCTAAAACAGCAGATGAAAGCTCCACAGTTGGCTCGTTCCTGTGAAGATTGTCCAAATGTTGTTCCAGAGGCAGATTCTTATCCTCTAACAGTGCTCACTGATTCCCTGTTTGTCTCCaggaaacatgaacacatgaaccacatgaacacatgaagcCGTCTTATTGTGTAAAGACAGCACAAGAGCAGCGGATCAGACCGTCAGCACAAGACCCAGAGGTCACACCCTCCACCTAATCAATTTGGGGCTCCTTTGTGGCGAGCCGGTATAAAGCTGCAGGTCCAGACTCAGACTGATCACCAGCAGCTGACGCTCCGCTCAGGGACCCACCACACTCTCAGCAGTCCTGCTCCAGGAGGAAGAAACCTGCTTCACCGGCACCATGAGGACTCTGCCGCTGGCCTCGGCTCTCTTTGCAGGACTGTTTGGCTCTTTATGTGCCGTCCCCGCTCCTTACCACGCCTTCTGCAGCTCGCTCTGGTAACTACCTGAAGCTCCCTGATGAGCTCCActcttctgtgtctctttaGGTGTGACTTTAGAGAGGACTTTGTGTCGGGGCTGCAGAACGGGAACCTTTTAAACTAAAGTGTCTAAACTGTGTGACCCTCTTTCCCTCCAGGCTCTTTACAACACCTTGTACTGAAGTCAGCATAGCACTGGTGCAGCAGATCCAAGCCTTCAGCCCTCTGATGGGCTGTGATGAGTGTCAGTATTCGGTAAGGACCCGTCCTCTGTTAGTGCTCAGCAGGAGGAGACAAGAGTATATTTAAGCTCTACAAGTCAGTACTAAGTTCTATCCATGTTGCTGTCTGCTCCAGCTGGTGTCAGCCACCCCTCTGACCATCAGCGCCAACCACACATCCCCAGACGGCCTCCAGGCTGAGAGTATAACCTTCAGCCTCAGTCCCGACGTTCTGACCTCGGGCTGCAAGGTGTATGTAAGTATCACTGAGCGCCGCCTGACCTCACTGCTCTGATAAATGTTTGGTAAAACATTAACgctcacatcacatcacttctTTGTATTAAAGCCACTGATGCAGTGAAGAAAGACAAAGCAACAGTTTGACAGCAACAATAAATCCTTGGCTTCAGTGAGAACGAGGACTGGTTTTTAAAGCTCTTCTAAAtgtcaggaaacaggaaacaaagactGGACCAAACCCCAAAACGTCACCAGAGTCAAGAGTGTTTAACCAAACACAGAAAGAGGATCATTGAAGGAGTTGTTCATCACTGATTAAACCTCTTCAGTGATCTGACTGTGgctgaaacatgttttattatgtCCTGGCCTGTTATTTTTCCAGGGTATGTCCAAGTCTCTCAGCTTCACCAGCCTTCTTGATGGCGGCCTGAACTACTGCAACCTGTACAACCTGCTGGCAGGTGAGTGTGCAGCCAGGATCACTTCCTGTGACGCAGACATTCACAGCGATACGAGCTCCATCattactgctgctgcactttatcagagaaaacactgagcaCCATCAGGGATCTAACTGccctccatctgtgtgtgtgtgtgtgtgaatgattctAGCCAGCGGACTCACCAAGGACCCCGGCTTCATGGAGCTGACCAACGAATGGGCTTGTCTGGGCTACCAACTCTCCAGCTGCAGCGCCTGACAGGCTCACATGATGAAGTAACGTCTAGAGAGGTGGCAGCGTCGTCATCTCTTCGGTTTAGACTGCTGGGGTTCCCCAGATGTAGCTGTGGCACAAATTAGAGTAAAATGCTTTTTGTGGCCTCTAGATTTTAGAACGAATAGCAGAATAAGAAACCATTATAAGTGAGGCCATGaagaacattttcactttaacttCACAACATCGAGTGTGAAGTTTGATATCAGCTGCTTGCACTGAAAACTGTCCTGTACTTTGTTTGACTTGTGTCATTTCTAAATGagctcaataaataaataacttggCCTGACTTGATGAAACGTGGTGTACGCTCATCTTCACTGCATGCAAACTGTTAACTGCACCTCTGCTCACAGACTCACGAGGAAAATATTGATACCAAG
This region of Pempheris klunzingeri isolate RE-2024b chromosome 10, fPemKlu1.hap1, whole genome shotgun sequence genomic DNA includes:
- the LOC139208698 gene encoding CD209 antigen-like protein C, producing MEETYENVECDNLKVSPNQRGPRSSNRRFHGAAVLCLGLLSASLLAALVGLTVHYLVSARGSAAEPSTANMTEHLWACERKCSSLTEEGDQLKARIKEVTEELHRLQSSSKEEKTCPAGWTMFSGVCYLLSEWSSSWDKGRQDCRGRGADLVVIGSTEELRFLYGFTEIRAWIGLTDSDEEGIWKWIDGTEALMTHWSPKQPDNGGGDPQWGEEDCAHINAYLFAWNDLSCQTSLHWICEKMA